From Actinoplanes oblitus, a single genomic window includes:
- a CDS encoding FIST signal transduction protein produces the protein MSGPEQRWFGVGRSLLTDPAEAGTQACQAALGGRRAGLLIVFASLSHATREMAAAVHAAAGGDVLMIGCSTSGEYTPDGPGAGVVVNALGGFAASVRAVPHDSMDLYAAGETVASALDDVAAEHRVLLMLGDGRSGDQQEVVRGAYAISGARVPLIGGCAGDNVTQTGTFAFFSDGGDVQLLPNAVLGAALGSPSPFGIGLAHGWHRTGEPMVVTRSEGGKIYELDGEPALDVYLRRTGGAAELATDPEAFLRFAPIRPLGLARRTGEDVRIIFECDAGERSISGLADTPEGAMVWVMAAETGEVVDAAAAAGRAAADAVEGAAPLGVLVFDCCVRPIALGREHTDLATERLRDALAPIPFGGFYSNGEIVRQSGAKGMHHLTVAALAVS, from the coding sequence ATGAGCGGTCCGGAACAGCGGTGGTTCGGCGTGGGGCGCAGCCTGCTGACCGATCCCGCCGAGGCCGGGACGCAGGCCTGCCAGGCCGCGCTCGGCGGCCGCCGGGCCGGCCTGCTGATCGTCTTCGCGTCGCTGTCGCACGCGACGCGCGAGATGGCCGCCGCCGTGCACGCCGCGGCCGGCGGTGACGTGCTGATGATCGGCTGCTCGACGTCCGGCGAGTACACCCCGGACGGGCCGGGCGCCGGGGTGGTGGTCAACGCGCTCGGCGGGTTCGCCGCCTCGGTGCGGGCGGTCCCGCACGACAGCATGGATCTCTACGCGGCCGGGGAGACCGTGGCCTCGGCGCTCGACGACGTCGCGGCCGAGCACCGGGTGCTGCTGATGCTCGGCGACGGGCGCAGCGGCGACCAGCAGGAGGTGGTCCGCGGCGCGTACGCGATCAGCGGCGCGCGGGTCCCGCTGATCGGTGGCTGCGCCGGCGACAACGTCACGCAGACCGGCACGTTCGCGTTCTTCAGCGACGGCGGCGACGTCCAGTTGCTGCCGAACGCGGTGCTCGGCGCGGCGCTGGGCTCGCCGTCGCCGTTCGGCATCGGGCTGGCGCACGGCTGGCACCGGACCGGCGAGCCGATGGTGGTGACCCGCAGCGAGGGCGGCAAGATCTACGAGCTGGACGGCGAGCCGGCGCTCGACGTCTACCTGCGGCGTACCGGCGGAGCCGCCGAGCTGGCCACCGACCCGGAGGCGTTCCTGCGGTTCGCCCCGATCCGGCCGCTCGGGCTGGCCCGGCGCACCGGCGAGGACGTCCGGATCATCTTCGAGTGCGACGCCGGCGAGCGGTCGATCTCCGGGCTGGCCGACACGCCGGAGGGCGCGATGGTGTGGGTCATGGCCGCCGAGACCGGCGAGGTGGTGGACGCGGCGGCGGCCGCCGGCCGCGCCGCCGCCGATGCCGTCGAAGGTGCGGCGCCGCTGGGGGTGCTGGTCTTCGATTGTTGCGTACGCCCGATCGCCCTCGGCCGGGAGCACACCGACCTGGCCACCGAGCGGCTCCGGGACGCGCTCGCCCCGATCCCGTTCGGCGGCTTCTACTCCAACGGTGAGATCGTCCGGCAGAGCGGCGCGAAGGGTATGCACCACCTGACCGTGGCCGCCCTCGCAGTGAGCTGA
- a CDS encoding cytochrome P450, which translates to MDFETAVGSLFQPEGRIDPYPAYDVLRSHAAAFPGMENQWWVTSHALVSRLLRDPGLRVADKSDYDRSWPDWRQNRGVASVVLSMLQTNPPDHSRVRRAAAATFTARRVAAMREVITAQVDELIDELPAETDFVGSFAYPLPIAVICALLGIPESERRWFRQRAADLTVVLEPISSEEEMVRADKAGRELEAYLTGLIADRRNTPREDLTSALVAAADDDQVLTGEELLANLVLLLVAGFETTTNLLGTGLEILLKHPREADRLRSDAEFAPAVVEEILRYDSPVQLTSRFTTTPLDLGDGRHLDVGTMLTMLLGSANRDPDRYPDPHRFDPDRPNIQPVSFGGGAHYCLGAPLARLEAQVAFPRLLSRLPRLALSGEPVRRDRLVLRGYASLPITTGA; encoded by the coding sequence ATGGATTTCGAGACCGCGGTCGGCTCGCTGTTCCAACCGGAGGGGCGCATCGATCCCTATCCGGCCTATGACGTGCTCCGTTCGCACGCGGCGGCCTTCCCCGGCATGGAGAACCAGTGGTGGGTCACGTCGCACGCGCTGGTCAGCCGGCTGCTGCGGGACCCCGGCCTGCGGGTGGCCGACAAGTCCGACTACGACCGGTCGTGGCCGGACTGGCGGCAGAACCGCGGGGTCGCCTCGGTGGTGCTGTCGATGCTGCAGACCAACCCGCCGGACCACTCCCGGGTGCGCCGCGCGGCAGCCGCCACCTTCACCGCCCGCCGGGTCGCCGCCATGCGCGAGGTGATCACCGCGCAGGTCGACGAGCTGATCGACGAGTTGCCGGCCGAGACCGATTTCGTCGGCTCGTTCGCCTATCCGTTGCCGATCGCGGTGATCTGCGCGCTGCTCGGCATCCCGGAGTCGGAGCGCCGCTGGTTCCGGCAGCGCGCCGCCGACCTGACGGTGGTTCTGGAGCCGATCAGCAGCGAGGAGGAGATGGTCCGGGCCGACAAGGCGGGGCGTGAGCTGGAGGCGTACCTCACCGGGCTGATCGCCGACCGCCGGAACACCCCACGCGAGGACCTGACCAGCGCCCTCGTCGCGGCCGCCGACGACGATCAGGTGCTCACCGGCGAGGAGCTGCTGGCCAACCTGGTGCTGCTGCTGGTGGCCGGCTTCGAGACCACCACCAACCTGCTCGGCACCGGTCTCGAGATCCTGCTGAAGCATCCCCGGGAGGCCGATCGGTTGCGGTCCGACGCGGAGTTCGCGCCGGCTGTCGTCGAGGAGATCCTCCGGTACGACTCGCCGGTCCAGCTGACGTCCCGCTTCACCACCACCCCGCTCGATCTGGGCGACGGCAGGCACCTGGACGTCGGCACCATGCTGACCATGCTGCTCGGCTCGGCGAACCGGGACCCGGACCGCTACCCCGACCCGCACCGCTTCGACCCGGACCGGCCGAACATCCAGCCGGTCTCGTTCGGCGGCGGCGCGCACTACTGCCTGGGCGCGCCGCTGGCCCGGCTGGAGGCGCAGGTGGCGTTCCCGCGGTTGTTGAGCAGGCTGCCCCGGCTCGCGCTCAGCGGCGAGCCGGTGCGCCGGGATCGTCTGGTGTTGCGTGGCTACGCCAGCCTGCCGATCACGACCGGGGCTTGA
- a CDS encoding TIGR03557 family F420-dependent LLM class oxidoreductase: MRFGYKLMAEAFDPKELIRQAVRAEQAGFDFVEISDHYHPWLEEQGHSPFAWNVLSAIAARTDRLGLATGVTCPTVRYHPAIIAQAAATLAIISDGRFTLGIGSGERLNEHVTGQAWPSVRVRHEMLVEALDIINLLWQGGYRSYQGKHLRLDDARVWDLPDTLPVIAVAAGGRKAAELARTHGGGLFATEPRKDLVEAYGGSGPKYAEIPMAWAPTVEAAVEEAHRTSRWALTGWKVMTELPNPVNFDAASQTVRAEDVREKFVCGPDPKPYLDALRTYAEAGFDHLVLQNAGPDPDGFLEFFQKEIKPRS, from the coding sequence ATGCGATTCGGATACAAGCTGATGGCCGAGGCCTTCGACCCGAAGGAGCTGATCCGGCAGGCGGTCCGCGCCGAGCAGGCCGGATTCGACTTCGTGGAGATCAGTGACCACTACCACCCGTGGCTCGAGGAGCAGGGCCACTCGCCGTTCGCCTGGAACGTGCTGAGCGCGATCGCCGCCCGCACCGACCGGCTCGGCCTGGCCACCGGGGTGACCTGCCCGACGGTGCGGTACCACCCGGCGATCATCGCGCAGGCGGCCGCCACGCTCGCCATCATCTCGGACGGCCGTTTCACGCTCGGCATCGGTTCCGGCGAACGGCTGAACGAGCACGTCACCGGTCAGGCCTGGCCGAGCGTCCGGGTCCGGCACGAGATGCTGGTCGAGGCACTGGACATCATCAACCTGCTCTGGCAGGGCGGTTACCGGTCCTACCAGGGCAAGCACCTGCGACTGGACGATGCCCGGGTGTGGGACCTGCCGGACACCCTCCCGGTGATCGCGGTCGCCGCCGGTGGCCGGAAAGCCGCCGAGCTGGCCCGCACCCACGGCGGCGGGCTGTTCGCCACCGAGCCCCGCAAGGATCTCGTCGAGGCCTACGGCGGCAGCGGGCCGAAGTACGCGGAGATCCCGATGGCCTGGGCGCCGACCGTCGAGGCCGCCGTCGAGGAGGCGCACCGCACCTCGCGGTGGGCGCTGACCGGCTGGAAGGTGATGACCGAGCTGCCCAACCCGGTCAACTTCGACGCCGCCTCGCAGACGGTGCGCGCGGAGGACGTACGGGAGAAGTTCGTCTGCGGGCCGGACCCGAAGCCCTACCTGGACGCGCTGCGGACCTATGCCGAGGCCGGTTTTGATCATCTGGTCCTGCAGAATGCCGGACCGGATCCGGACGGCTTCCTGGAGTTCTTCCAGAAGGAGATCAAGCCCCGGTCGTGA
- a CDS encoding anti-sigma factor RsbA family regulatory protein encodes MTGFDHPGLLYHNDDDYLAGTAAFVRAAVAGGDPVLVAVPDPNLTMLRDELTDVGGAVTFADMAEAGRNPGRIIPGVLLAFAARHPGRRVAAIGEPIWPSRSGIEYPACAAHEALINTAFAGREATVLCPYDASRLDPTWVEDAWHTHPVMIDSGQRKPSPWYTDGVTAAAAFNQPLPPVPGSAVTWKYTAARDLSAVRAFARGQAREAGLLGDRGEDFVLAVNELAENTIRHAPGPGVVAVWAEPGRLVCQVDDNGYLADPLVGRIPAAVSREGGRGLLLVNQVADLVRIHTEPTGTSIRLHMTL; translated from the coding sequence ATGACCGGCTTCGATCATCCCGGCCTGCTTTACCACAACGATGACGACTACCTCGCCGGCACGGCGGCGTTCGTCCGGGCCGCGGTGGCCGGTGGCGATCCGGTACTGGTCGCGGTGCCCGATCCTAACCTGACCATGCTGCGCGACGAGCTCACCGACGTCGGCGGCGCGGTGACCTTCGCCGACATGGCCGAGGCCGGGCGCAACCCGGGGCGGATCATCCCGGGGGTCCTGCTGGCCTTCGCCGCCCGGCACCCGGGCCGCCGGGTCGCGGCGATCGGCGAACCGATCTGGCCCAGCCGCTCCGGCATCGAGTACCCGGCCTGCGCGGCACACGAGGCGCTGATCAACACGGCGTTCGCGGGGCGGGAGGCGACGGTGCTCTGCCCGTACGACGCGAGCCGGCTCGACCCGACATGGGTGGAGGACGCCTGGCACACCCACCCCGTCATGATCGACTCCGGGCAGCGCAAGCCGAGCCCGTGGTACACCGACGGGGTGACCGCGGCGGCCGCGTTCAACCAGCCGCTGCCCCCGGTCCCGGGCTCGGCCGTCACCTGGAAGTACACCGCGGCGCGCGACCTGTCCGCCGTGCGCGCCTTCGCCCGCGGGCAGGCCCGGGAGGCCGGGCTGCTCGGCGACCGGGGTGAGGACTTCGTGCTCGCCGTCAACGAACTGGCGGAGAACACGATCCGGCACGCGCCGGGTCCCGGTGTCGTCGCCGTCTGGGCCGAGCCCGGCCGCCTGGTCTGCCAGGTCGACGACAACGGCTACCTGGCCGACCCGCTCGTCGGCCGCATCCCGGCGGCCGTCAGCCGCGAGGGAGGCCGTGGCCTGCTCCTGGTCAACCAGGTCGCGGACCTGGTCCGGATCCACACCGAGCCGACCGGCACCAGCATCCGCCTGCACATGACCCTCTAG
- the fliQ gene encoding flagellar biosynthesis protein FliQ, producing the protein MTDTMVVELGLQAMTIAAKLSAPVLLTALAVGFAISLFQSVTQIQEATLSFVPKAVAIGAVLLLAGNWMLHEMITYTTQLFDRIPDLLR; encoded by the coding sequence ATGACCGACACGATGGTGGTTGAGCTGGGGCTGCAGGCGATGACGATCGCGGCGAAGCTGTCCGCGCCGGTGCTGCTGACCGCGCTGGCGGTCGGGTTCGCCATCTCGTTGTTCCAGTCGGTGACGCAGATCCAGGAGGCGACGCTGTCGTTCGTGCCGAAGGCTGTCGCGATCGGCGCGGTGCTGCTGCTGGCCGGCAACTGGATGCTGCACGAGATGATCACCTACACCACGCAGCTGTTCGACCGGATCCCCGACCTGCTGCGCTGA
- a CDS encoding DMT family transporter, with amino-acid sequence MSTTRVGDVLLLAVAVVWGSSYLTAKTLVVAGGVLVVLALRFLVSAVAMLPLLVRRRPSRSETGIGVLLGVTQASVLVLETYGVSLTSATNAGVLISLTILLTPILEGFAARRWLPAGFFGAAGVAFAGVVLLVAGPGLRPPSLGDALMLAAAVVRATHVTLSAHLTRGRAFQTTTLTTLQTLTGAVVFTAAAGSSLPAAAAGLHPGQWLGVLYLALGCSVFAFVVQLWAIRRTSAARASLLLGTEPVWAVLIGVLLAGEQLTVAAAAGIVLVLAGTYLGQRVETRSRRAHPSPVPIPA; translated from the coding sequence GTGTCGACAACGCGTGTGGGTGACGTCCTGCTGCTGGCCGTCGCGGTGGTCTGGGGAAGCAGCTATCTGACCGCGAAGACCCTGGTGGTCGCGGGTGGCGTACTGGTCGTGCTGGCGTTGCGCTTCCTGGTCTCCGCCGTCGCCATGCTGCCGTTGCTGGTCCGTCGACGGCCGAGCCGGTCCGAGACCGGCATCGGCGTCCTGCTGGGCGTCACGCAGGCTTCGGTCCTGGTGCTGGAGACGTACGGGGTGTCGCTCACCAGCGCCACCAACGCGGGCGTGCTGATCAGCCTGACGATCCTGCTCACCCCGATCCTGGAGGGGTTCGCCGCCCGCCGCTGGCTGCCCGCGGGATTCTTCGGGGCGGCGGGCGTCGCGTTCGCCGGCGTGGTCCTGCTGGTGGCCGGGCCCGGCCTGCGGCCCCCGTCGCTCGGCGACGCGCTGATGCTGGCCGCCGCCGTGGTGCGGGCCACGCACGTCACGCTCTCCGCGCACCTGACCCGTGGCCGCGCGTTCCAGACCACCACCCTGACCACGTTGCAGACGCTGACCGGCGCCGTCGTCTTCACCGCCGCGGCCGGCTCGTCCCTGCCGGCGGCGGCCGCCGGCCTGCACCCCGGCCAGTGGCTGGGTGTGCTTTACCTGGCGCTGGGGTGCAGCGTCTTCGCCTTCGTCGTCCAGCTGTGGGCGATCCGGCGCACCTCCGCGGCGCGGGCCAGCCTCCTGCTCGGCACCGAGCCGGTCTGGGCCGTCCTGATCGGCGTCCTGCTGGCCGGCGAACAGCTGACGGTCGCCGCCGCCGCCGGCATCGTCCTGGTCCTGGCCGGCACCTACCTCGGGCAGCGCGTCGAGACCCGCAGCCGGCGGGCGCACCCTTCACCGGTTCCGATCCCGGCCTAG
- a CDS encoding LysR family transcriptional regulator translates to MDPHHLRLLRELGDRGSVAAVARSLHITPSAVSQQLNTLQRSAPVPLTERSGRRLVLTEAGRALAAAAVEVLTALDRADRAVGAYLDDPAAPVTVSAFHSAALTWFPPLARRVPGVRCADEDVARADFPGLVGDYDLVIAHRLAHSPPWPAGRVTVVPLVYEPLYVAMAADSPLAGKSRLTAVDVAGEPWISVHEGFPVEGVLTAIGAAAGRPLDIVHRINEFTVTASMVAAGAALALLPGYTTVPDPRLVLRPLADLPVGRHIDVLARPEALHRAAVRVVLEALREISRAGGAS, encoded by the coding sequence ATGGATCCGCACCACCTGCGGCTGTTGCGCGAGCTGGGGGACCGGGGGAGCGTCGCGGCGGTGGCCCGATCGCTGCACATCACGCCGTCGGCGGTGTCCCAGCAGTTGAACACCCTGCAACGGTCGGCGCCGGTGCCGCTGACCGAGCGCAGTGGCCGCCGCCTGGTGCTGACCGAGGCCGGGCGGGCGCTGGCCGCGGCGGCCGTCGAGGTGCTTACCGCGCTGGACCGCGCGGACCGGGCCGTCGGGGCCTACCTGGACGATCCGGCGGCGCCGGTCACCGTCAGCGCGTTCCACAGTGCCGCGCTGACCTGGTTCCCGCCGCTGGCCCGGCGGGTACCGGGGGTGCGCTGCGCGGACGAGGACGTGGCCCGTGCCGACTTCCCGGGCCTGGTCGGCGACTACGACCTGGTGATCGCGCACCGGCTGGCGCACAGCCCGCCGTGGCCGGCCGGGCGGGTGACCGTGGTGCCGCTGGTCTACGAGCCGCTCTACGTCGCGATGGCGGCGGACTCGCCGCTGGCCGGGAAATCCCGGCTCACCGCCGTGGACGTGGCCGGCGAGCCGTGGATCAGCGTGCACGAGGGGTTCCCGGTCGAGGGGGTGCTGACCGCGATCGGGGCGGCGGCCGGGCGGCCGCTCGACATCGTGCACCGGATCAACGAGTTCACCGTGACCGCGTCGATGGTGGCGGCCGGCGCGGCGCTGGCGCTGCTGCCCGGGTACACCACGGTGCCCGATCCGCGGCTGGTCCTGCGTCCGCTGGCCGACCTGCCGGTCGGCCGGCACATCGACGTGCTGGCCAGACCGGAGGCCCTGCACCGGGCGGCGGTACGCGTGGTCCTCGAGGCGCTGCGCGAGATCAGCCGTGCCGGTGGTGCTTCTTGA
- a CDS encoding TM2 domain-containing protein has translation MNPPPDQSTLPEWERLRLLRAESEFDAIKKNPRSAYALWCVTGVFGGHRFYLGDTTQSIAMLFTLGGLGLWTLLDVFFIARRVRAVNSSRRAAVLARYGILDA, from the coding sequence GTGAACCCGCCGCCGGACCAGAGCACCCTTCCGGAGTGGGAGCGCCTGCGCCTGTTGCGCGCCGAGTCCGAGTTCGACGCCATCAAGAAGAATCCTCGATCCGCGTACGCCCTCTGGTGCGTCACCGGCGTCTTCGGCGGTCACCGCTTCTACCTCGGCGACACCACCCAGTCGATCGCCATGCTGTTCACGCTGGGCGGCCTGGGCCTCTGGACCCTCCTCGACGTCTTCTTCATCGCCCGCCGGGTCCGCGCCGTCAACAGCTCCCGCCGCGCCGCGGTGCTGGCGCGTTACGGCATCCTCGACGCCTGA
- a CDS encoding serine hydrolase: protein MAILAVAAAVVLGGGGLIYLGLDDDGADGASVLPGSLSVVAGESPSPAASPSPTGPSPEELARAERAKRTKQLDAALKKLSASSPEFSVAVQDRTTGETYTYRGDEHYDTASIVKAQILACMLLKDQDAGREPSSSEMTLAKPMIQLSDNNATTSLFQRLGGKTAISRCNKRLGLSDTVVNTSWGLTRTTVKDQIRLLAELVDSKGPLDAGSRKTAFKLMNTVNEAQDWGVPAIAKPGETFTVKNGWDTRSADGGLWAINTIGRVTSGDDVDASVAVLSHNNQSMEAGIALVEKVAKLTRQYLEY, encoded by the coding sequence ATGGCGATTCTGGCTGTGGCGGCGGCCGTGGTTCTCGGCGGTGGCGGCCTGATCTATCTGGGCCTCGACGACGACGGCGCCGACGGCGCGAGCGTGCTGCCCGGCTCGCTGAGCGTGGTGGCCGGTGAGTCGCCGTCGCCGGCCGCGTCGCCGTCGCCGACCGGCCCCAGCCCCGAGGAACTGGCCAGGGCTGAGCGCGCCAAGCGGACGAAGCAGCTGGACGCCGCGCTGAAGAAGCTGTCGGCGAGCTCGCCGGAGTTCTCCGTGGCGGTGCAGGACCGCACCACCGGCGAGACCTACACCTATCGCGGCGACGAGCACTACGACACGGCGAGCATCGTCAAGGCGCAGATCCTGGCCTGCATGCTGCTCAAGGACCAGGACGCCGGTCGCGAGCCCAGCTCCAGCGAGATGACGCTGGCCAAGCCGATGATCCAGCTCAGCGACAACAACGCGACGACGTCGCTGTTCCAGCGGCTGGGCGGCAAGACCGCGATCAGCAGGTGCAACAAGCGGCTCGGCCTGAGCGACACCGTCGTCAACACCTCCTGGGGCCTGACCCGCACCACCGTCAAGGACCAGATCAGGCTGCTCGCCGAGCTGGTGGACAGCAAGGGCCCGCTGGACGCCGGCTCGCGCAAGACCGCGTTCAAGCTGATGAACACGGTGAACGAGGCGCAGGACTGGGGCGTCCCGGCGATCGCCAAGCCCGGCGAGACCTTCACCGTCAAGAACGGCTGGGACACCCGCTCCGCCGACGGCGGTCTCTGGGCCATCAACACGATCGGCCGGGTGACCTCGGGCGACGACGTGGACGCCTCGGTCGCCGTCCTCTCCCACAACAACCAGTCGATGGAGGCCGGCATCGCCCTCGTCGAGAAGGTCGCCAAGCTGACCAGGCAATACCTCGAGTACTGA
- a CDS encoding SgcJ/EcaC family oxidoreductase: MPNDRLADRSAVTETIQALTAAWAAHDDQAYADQFTPDATYVTWVGTRYQGRGDIAASHRELWRKFLKGTTLADEITDIRFPTADTAIVTSRGEVQPAGRTRRLGKVQTYVLVRDPDGRWRIAAFQNTKHRTLAEAFSFRFAPGLRPTA; encoded by the coding sequence GTGCCGAACGATCGCCTCGCGGACCGCAGCGCCGTGACCGAGACCATCCAGGCGCTCACCGCCGCCTGGGCCGCCCACGACGACCAGGCCTACGCCGACCAGTTCACCCCGGACGCGACGTATGTGACCTGGGTGGGCACGCGCTATCAGGGCCGGGGCGACATCGCCGCCAGCCACCGCGAGCTGTGGCGCAAATTCCTGAAGGGGACCACACTCGCCGACGAGATCACCGACATCCGCTTCCCCACCGCCGACACCGCGATCGTGACCAGCCGCGGCGAGGTCCAGCCGGCCGGCCGGACCCGGCGCCTCGGCAAGGTGCAGACCTACGTCCTGGTGCGCGACCCCGACGGCCGCTGGCGCATCGCCGCGTTCCAGAACACCAAGCACCGGACTCTCGCGGAGGCCTTCTCGTTCCGCTTCGCCCCGGGCCTGCGCCCCACCGCGTGA
- a CDS encoding MarR family winged helix-turn-helix transcriptional regulator, with translation MRKDAHLIFRRYLDAVGLNGLALAEAAGLNTTDWHALSVLEQAGPLTSGALAEQTGLTTGATTRLIDRLERAGHVRRVPDPADRRRVMVEHLANPELDVDAIVGPARRHLGALLAEYSPEQLELLFDFFEKAAPALRTATAEIRRAARDR, from the coding sequence ATGCGGAAAGACGCCCATCTGATCTTCCGGCGGTACCTCGACGCGGTCGGCCTCAACGGCCTGGCGCTGGCCGAGGCCGCCGGCTTGAACACGACCGACTGGCACGCGCTGAGCGTGCTGGAGCAGGCGGGGCCGCTGACCTCCGGCGCGCTCGCCGAGCAGACCGGGCTGACCACCGGAGCCACCACCCGGCTGATCGACCGGCTGGAGCGGGCCGGTCACGTGCGCCGCGTCCCGGACCCGGCGGACCGCCGGCGGGTGATGGTCGAGCATCTGGCCAACCCGGAGCTGGACGTGGACGCGATCGTCGGGCCCGCTCGGCGGCATCTCGGCGCACTGCTGGCGGAGTACTCACCGGAGCAGCTGGAACTGCTCTTCGACTTCTTCGAGAAGGCCGCCCCGGCGCTGCGCACCGCCACCGCCGAGATCCGCCGGGCTGCGCGAGACCGCTGA
- a CDS encoding serine/threonine-protein kinase — protein MSIGGGLFLNERYRLLDQLGAGGMAVVWRARDQVLGRVVAVKLMATRRFGDRIRQEALAAAALSHPNIAQVYDYGETEHDGRVLRYVVMELVPGSTLAQRLMAGPLPPRFALRVGAEIAAALSAAHGEGLVHRDIKPGNVILGPTGAKVVDFGIAAAVSPAGSGVTDTEVLGTPAYLAPERLFGLAVTPASDVYALGVVLYLSLTGQSPWTAEDTRQMLDAHVYVEPAALPPVRGVPGHVVRLTDRCLVKDPAGRPSAREVAGVLAAAAGLRVISDDPPAAATGIAAAAEPTLLIRAVERARHLPPAPPVPAPVDAPPSSPAPVDAPVPVPAPADAAPGPARPRVDAVLPVPLPVRVEAPVPGGAGAEAVTPGPMARRRRLGVAAGSAATLVVAAGGWLLLHDRHSGGVAGAAVRVASEPAAAPLPPSAKPSPAGSTPAARRTSRAGQAGPSATPEPSAGGSTAPATTTPATRLTTATATAPASTPPTTATPVRRTLSISAGTVEATCPSPGTARILSWKPAQSYKVQSADPGPGPAPTVTFKRGSALATVTVTCAGMEPSASVSG, from the coding sequence GTGAGCATCGGCGGAGGTCTGTTTCTGAACGAGCGCTACCGGCTGCTGGACCAGCTCGGCGCGGGCGGGATGGCGGTCGTCTGGCGGGCGCGGGATCAGGTGCTCGGGCGGGTCGTCGCGGTCAAGCTGATGGCCACGCGCCGGTTCGGCGACCGGATCCGGCAGGAGGCGCTGGCGGCCGCGGCGCTGTCGCACCCGAACATCGCGCAGGTCTACGACTACGGGGAGACCGAGCACGACGGGCGGGTCCTGCGGTACGTCGTGATGGAGCTGGTTCCCGGCAGCACCCTGGCGCAGCGGCTGATGGCCGGGCCGTTGCCGCCGCGGTTCGCCCTGCGGGTCGGCGCGGAGATCGCGGCGGCGCTGTCCGCGGCACACGGGGAAGGGCTGGTGCACCGCGACATCAAGCCCGGCAACGTGATCCTCGGGCCGACCGGGGCCAAGGTGGTGGACTTCGGGATCGCGGCGGCGGTCAGCCCGGCCGGTTCCGGGGTGACCGACACCGAGGTGCTCGGGACGCCCGCCTATCTGGCGCCGGAACGGCTGTTCGGCCTGGCTGTCACACCGGCCTCGGACGTCTACGCGCTCGGGGTGGTGCTCTATCTGTCGCTCACCGGGCAGTCGCCGTGGACGGCGGAGGACACGCGGCAGATGCTCGACGCGCACGTCTACGTCGAGCCGGCCGCCCTGCCGCCGGTGCGCGGAGTCCCCGGGCACGTGGTGCGCCTGACCGACCGGTGTCTGGTCAAGGATCCGGCGGGGCGGCCCAGTGCCCGCGAGGTGGCGGGGGTGCTCGCGGCGGCGGCCGGGTTGCGGGTGATCTCGGACGATCCGCCGGCGGCGGCCACCGGGATCGCGGCGGCGGCGGAGCCCACGTTGCTGATCCGGGCGGTGGAGCGGGCTCGGCACCTGCCGCCGGCGCCGCCGGTTCCGGCGCCCGTCGACGCGCCGCCCTCGTCTCCGGCACCCGTCGACGCGCCGGTTCCGGTCCCGGCACCCGCCGATGCGGCGCCGGGACCGGCCCGCCCGCGTGTCGACGCGGTGCTGCCGGTTCCGCTTCCCGTGCGGGTCGAGGCGCCGGTGCCGGGCGGCGCGGGTGCCGAGGCGGTGACCCCGGGCCCGATGGCGCGGCGCAGGAGGCTCGGCGTGGCGGCCGGGTCCGCGGCAACCCTGGTCGTCGCGGCCGGAGGCTGGCTGCTGCTCCACGACCGGCATTCCGGCGGCGTCGCCGGGGCGGCGGTCCGGGTGGCCTCCGAGCCGGCGGCCGCCCCGCTGCCACCGTCCGCGAAGCCGAGCCCGGCCGGCTCCACGCCCGCGGCGCGCCGGACCAGCCGCGCCGGGCAAGCCGGGCCGTCCGCCACCCCGGAGCCCAGCGCCGGTGGCAGCACCGCACCCGCCACGACCACACCCGCGACCAGGCTCACGACCGCCACGGCCACCGCACCCGCCAGCACTCCACCGACGACCGCGACGCCGGTCCGGCGCACACTCTCGATCAGCGCCGGCACCGTGGAGGCGACCTGCCCGTCACCCGGCACGGCGCGGATCCTGTCCTGGAAACCGGCCCAGTCCTACAAGGTCCAGTCGGCCGACCCCGGTCCCGGCCCGGCGCCGACGGTCACCTTCAAGCGCGGCTCGGCGCTGGCCACCGTGACCGTCACCTGCGCCGGCATGGAGCCGTCGGCCTCCGTCAGCGGGTGA